In the genome of Desulfovibrio desulfuricans, one region contains:
- a CDS encoding SDR family oxidoreductase — translation MSAYSDLTKSMTAQPSRWLVTGVAGFIGSNLLEHLLKLGQTVVGLDNFLTGYQKNLDMVRDIVGPEAWSRFTFIEGDIRDIDTCRAACQGVQHVLHEAALGSVPRSIDDPLLSNSCNITGYLHMLVAARDAGVKSFVYAASSSTYGDSPELPKVEDKIGNPLSPYAVTKYVDELYADVFHRCYGFSSVGLRYFNVFGQRQDPYGAYAAVIPQWFASLIKQETVFVNGDGETSRDFCYIDNVVQANLLASFAQGDAANKVYNVAFGQRTTLNELFDLIKEEVARHKPEVQGAQCVHRDFRAGDVRHSLADISRAAKLLGYGPQFDVRQGLRLAGDWYAANL, via the coding sequence ATGAGCGCGTATTCCGACCTTACCAAATCCATGACCGCCCAGCCTTCACGTTGGCTTGTTACCGGCGTGGCGGGCTTTATTGGCTCAAATTTGCTGGAACATCTTTTGAAACTTGGCCAGACCGTTGTGGGGCTGGACAACTTTCTCACCGGTTACCAGAAGAACCTGGACATGGTGCGCGACATCGTGGGGCCTGAAGCGTGGAGCCGGTTTACCTTTATTGAAGGCGATATCCGCGATATCGACACCTGCCGCGCCGCCTGCCAGGGTGTGCAGCACGTGCTGCACGAGGCCGCCCTTGGCTCTGTGCCGCGTTCCATCGACGATCCCCTGCTGTCCAACAGCTGCAATATTACCGGCTATCTGCACATGCTTGTGGCCGCGCGTGATGCGGGCGTAAAAAGCTTTGTGTACGCGGCGTCTTCCTCCACCTACGGCGATTCGCCCGAGTTGCCCAAGGTGGAAGACAAGATCGGCAACCCCCTGTCGCCCTACGCCGTCACCAAGTACGTGGACGAACTGTATGCCGACGTGTTCCACCGCTGCTACGGTTTTTCCAGCGTGGGCCTGCGCTACTTCAACGTGTTCGGCCAGCGGCAGGATCCCTACGGGGCCTATGCGGCCGTCATCCCCCAGTGGTTTGCCAGCCTCATCAAGCAGGAAACCGTTTTTGTGAACGGCGACGGCGAGACCAGCCGCGATTTTTGCTACATCGACAACGTCGTGCAGGCCAATCTGCTGGCCAGTTTTGCCCAGGGCGACGCCGCCAACAAGGTTTACAACGTGGCCTTTGGCCAGCGTACGACCCTGAACGAGCTTTTTGACCTGATCAAGGAAGAAGTGGCCCGCCACAAGCCCGAGGTGCAGGGCGCGCAGTGCGTGCACCGCGACTTCCGCGCTGGCGACGTGCGCCATTCGCTTGCCGACATCAGCCGCGCCGCAAAGCTGCTGGGCTACGGCCCGCAGTTTGACGTGCGCCAGGGCCTGCGCCTGGCGGGCGACTGGTACGCCGCCAACCTGTAG
- a CDS encoding sugar transferase has translation MISTYRMALLQLLDLVCILLALSISGFLTVEPDLSIFHDYTGATLFTIFFYMLFFYILDAYSVGNEDFKETVGRVLVACLLGIISSATASYAFQHWRFDRETVVMLFLLSLCFSLGWRWIYHLNAERLTHPLRILLVGVDRAGKVRQLLAEGLPKAQILGYVGERDQGPDAGPCLGAPFMALDIAKEKQATMILLLPDAPIDDDIAHDLLEAKLRGSMVVDIRSFYEHVVQRLPLSQINDEWLLQTEGFSLNTRGSLRRLKRALDVLISLLLLIPAAPIMLLTAIIVRLESPGPVIYKQDRVGLFEKEFTVYKFRSMRADAEKNGAVWASAHDARVTTFGKFIRKVRIDELPQIWNILKGDMSFIGPRPERMAFVRQLKDTIPYYSLRHTVKPGLTGWAQVCYPYGASEEDARRKLEYDLYYIKNMSILLDINIVFKTVGVVLFPKGAR, from the coding sequence ATGATAAGTACATACCGCATGGCGCTTCTGCAGTTGCTGGATCTCGTCTGCATTCTGCTTGCCCTCAGCATTTCCGGCTTTTTGACGGTCGAGCCGGATCTGAGCATTTTTCATGACTATACGGGCGCCACGCTCTTTACCATCTTTTTTTATATGCTCTTTTTTTACATTCTTGATGCCTACAGCGTGGGCAACGAGGATTTTAAAGAGACCGTGGGCCGGGTGCTGGTGGCCTGCCTGCTGGGCATCATTTCTTCGGCAACGGCTTCCTACGCCTTTCAGCACTGGCGGTTTGACCGCGAAACCGTGGTCATGCTCTTTTTGCTTTCGCTCTGCTTTTCGCTGGGCTGGCGCTGGATATACCACCTCAATGCCGAAAGGCTCACCCACCCCCTGCGCATCCTGCTTGTGGGCGTAGACCGCGCTGGCAAGGTGCGCCAGCTGCTGGCCGAGGGCCTGCCCAAGGCCCAGATTCTGGGCTACGTGGGCGAACGCGACCAGGGGCCTGACGCCGGGCCGTGCCTTGGCGCGCCCTTTATGGCGCTGGACATCGCCAAGGAAAAGCAGGCGACCATGATTCTGCTGCTGCCCGACGCCCCCATTGACGACGACATTGCCCACGACCTGCTCGAAGCAAAACTGCGCGGCAGCATGGTGGTGGATATACGCAGTTTTTACGAGCATGTGGTGCAGCGCCTGCCGCTCTCGCAGATCAACGACGAGTGGCTGCTGCAGACCGAGGGCTTTTCGCTCAACACCCGTGGGTCGCTGCGCCGCCTCAAGCGTGCGCTGGACGTGCTGATTTCGCTGCTGCTGCTCATACCCGCAGCGCCCATCATGCTGTTGACGGCCATTATCGTGCGGCTCGAATCGCCCGGCCCGGTCATCTACAAGCAGGACCGCGTGGGCCTGTTTGAAAAGGAATTTACCGTTTACAAATTCCGCTCCATGCGGGCCGATGCGGAAAAGAACGGCGCGGTCTGGGCCAGCGCCCATGACGCCCGCGTGACCACGTTTGGCAAATTTATCCGCAAGGTGCGCATAGACGAGCTGCCCCAGATATGGAACATCCTCAAGGGCGACATGAGCTTTATCGGCCCCCGCCCCGAGCGTATGGCCTTTGTGCGCCAGCTCAAGGACACCATACCCTACTACAGCCTGCGCCACACGGTTAAGCCTGGCCTCACAGGCTGGGCGCAGGTGTGCTACCCCTACGGCGCATCCGAGGAAGACGCGCGCCGCAAGCTTGAGTACGACCTGTACTACATCAAGAACATGTCCATCCTGCTGGACATCAACATTGTTTTCAAAACCGTGGGCGTGGTGCTGTTTCCCAAGGGAGCGCGCTAA
- a CDS encoding septal ring lytic transglycosylase RlpA family protein → MTARPLLLFFTALLCAALLAGCGSRSWHKGGVPGSRPYTVRGKTYYPLKSANGFVEEGTASWYGPGFHGRTTANGETYNQYAMTAAHKILPLGTRVRVTHLGNGRSIIVRINDRGPFVDDRVIDLSRAAANRLSIVGPGTARVRVQSMGSVERMQEDGDLTGAFYVQVGAFADRINADNLISILSQSGNQGRLVYGSNNMWNVQVGPWPDSFGAQQQLEVFRGMYPGAFVVGDK, encoded by the coding sequence ATGACGGCGCGACCACTTCTGCTTTTTTTTACAGCACTGCTTTGCGCCGCCCTGCTCGCTGGCTGCGGCTCGCGCTCCTGGCACAAGGGCGGGGTGCCGGGCAGCCGCCCCTACACGGTGCGCGGCAAGACCTACTACCCCCTCAAGTCGGCCAACGGCTTTGTGGAAGAAGGCACGGCCTCATGGTACGGCCCCGGCTTCCACGGCAGAACCACCGCCAACGGCGAGACCTACAACCAGTACGCCATGACGGCAGCCCACAAGATTTTGCCGCTGGGCACAAGGGTGCGCGTTACGCATCTGGGCAACGGCCGCTCCATTATCGTGCGCATCAACGACCGCGGCCCCTTTGTGGACGACCGCGTCATTGATCTTTCGCGGGCTGCGGCCAACCGACTCAGCATTGTCGGCCCCGGCACGGCGCGAGTGCGCGTGCAGAGCATGGGCAGCGTCGAGCGCATGCAGGAGGACGGCGACCTGACGGGAGCTTTTTACGTGCAGGTGGGGGCCTTTGCCGACAGAATCAACGCCGACAACCTCATCAGCATCCTTTCGCAGAGCGGCAACCAAGGACGGCTTGTCTACGGCAGCAACAACATGTGGAACGTGCAGGTAGGGCCGTGGCCCGATTCGTTCGGCGCGCAGCAGCAGCTTGAAGTTTTTCGCGGCATGTACCCTGGGGCGTTTGTTGTGGGCGACAAATAG
- a CDS encoding glycosyltransferase family 4 protein, which yields MKIIVLGNQAKAMSNFWSVLIRHMRRAGHEVICCAPAGDADAEAALAAQGARLRHYALDRKGLNPLSDLRTARELFCLFRQEKPDLLFASTIKPVIYGCLAAKLARVPHIYATITGLGYAFEADTLLKKCVNRLGRLLYATALAGVEGVFFQNQDDIAVFRQSGILGSSARVLTARGTGVDTRRFAPTPFPNYSPDGQLNGAPVFLLVARLLEAKGLPEYAEAARLLKARYPEARFQVLGPPEKGLGSVSMEQMRSWQQQGGIEYLGETRDVRPYVGAAHVLVLPSWREGTPTSIMEGMSMGRPAVVTDAPGCREVVRDGVNGYLVPVRDPQALASAMEAFITRPQDIARMGQSGREMAVNEFDAEKVAARILQDMHVPATEDTL from the coding sequence ATGAAGATCATTGTTCTGGGCAACCAGGCAAAAGCCATGAGCAATTTTTGGAGCGTGCTGATTCGCCACATGCGGCGGGCAGGGCATGAGGTCATTTGCTGCGCTCCTGCGGGGGATGCCGACGCCGAGGCGGCGCTGGCCGCACAGGGAGCGCGCCTGCGCCACTACGCGCTGGACCGCAAGGGGCTCAACCCCCTGAGCGACCTGCGCACCGCCCGCGAACTGTTTTGTCTTTTCAGGCAGGAAAAGCCCGATTTGCTTTTCGCCTCCACCATCAAGCCCGTCATATACGGTTGCCTGGCCGCAAAGCTGGCGCGGGTGCCGCACATCTACGCAACCATTACGGGCCTTGGCTACGCCTTTGAGGCCGACACTCTTTTGAAAAAATGCGTCAACCGTCTGGGCCGTCTGCTTTACGCCACGGCCCTTGCCGGGGTTGAGGGCGTTTTTTTTCAAAACCAGGACGACATCGCGGTTTTTCGCCAGTCGGGCATTTTGGGCTCCAGCGCCCGCGTGCTAACGGCGCGCGGCACAGGGGTGGATACCAGGCGCTTTGCCCCCACCCCGTTCCCCAACTATTCCCCTGATGGACAACTGAACGGAGCCCCGGTTTTTCTGCTGGTTGCGCGGCTGCTTGAGGCCAAGGGCCTGCCGGAATACGCCGAGGCGGCGCGCCTGCTCAAGGCCCGCTACCCCGAGGCCCGCTTTCAGGTGCTTGGCCCGCCGGAAAAAGGCCTTGGCAGCGTGAGCATGGAACAGATGCGCAGCTGGCAGCAACAGGGCGGCATCGAATACCTTGGTGAAACGCGCGACGTGCGCCCCTATGTGGGCGCGGCCCATGTGCTGGTGCTGCCCTCGTGGCGCGAGGGTACGCCCACCTCCATCATGGAGGGAATGAGCATGGGGCGGCCTGCCGTGGTTACCGATGCGCCGGGCTGCCGCGAAGTTGTGCGCGACGGCGTCAACGGGTATCTTGTGCCTGTACGCGACCCGCAGGCTCTGGCCAGCGCCATGGAAGCCTTTATCACCCGTCCGCAAGACATTGCCCGCATGGGTCAGTCCGGACGCGAAATGGCCGTGAACGAATTTGACGCCGAAAAAGTGGCTGCGCGCATTCTTCAAGACATGCACGTCCCCGCCACTGAGGACACACTATGA